Proteins encoded within one genomic window of Chitinophaga parva:
- a CDS encoding DUF2480 family protein: MEEIVNKVAASGLETINLEDYFPQGENLVFDMKDHLFMGMILKEKDFRASLQGLDWEQYRGKNVAIHCSADAIIPAWAYMLVMTYLEPIAKFVVVGNEETLQTVLFMKSLEALPVADFTDKRVVIKGCGDLPIGANAYAEITRLLRPVVKSIMYGEPCSTVPVYKKK, from the coding sequence ATGGAAGAAATTGTGAATAAAGTAGCAGCCAGCGGCCTGGAGACCATTAACCTGGAAGATTATTTTCCACAGGGTGAAAACCTTGTTTTTGATATGAAGGACCACCTGTTCATGGGCATGATCCTGAAGGAAAAAGATTTCAGGGCGTCGTTACAGGGACTGGACTGGGAACAATACCGTGGTAAAAATGTAGCCATTCATTGCTCTGCAGATGCTATTATCCCTGCATGGGCGTATATGCTGGTGATGACCTACCTGGAGCCTATTGCAAAATTTGTAGTGGTAGGTAATGAAGAAACCTTACAGACCGTGTTATTTATGAAAAGCCTGGAGGCCTTGCCGGTAGCAGATTTCACGGATAAGCGGGTGGTCATAAAAGGTTGCGGGGATTTGCCTATCGGGGCCAATGCGTATGCAGAAATAACAAGATTGTTGCGGCCCGTGGTAAAGAGCATTATGTATGGGGAGCCATGCAGCACGGTACCGGTATACAAGAAGAAATAG
- the corA gene encoding magnesium/cobalt transporter CorA yields MSIRPVLPGNISNFNPFRHRRQRTISYNPATSDSVRPEPAEVKITVYDFNPADCQILQPTKIEDTFPYRDSPTISWVNIDGLRREDIRKFCDHFGIHFLLADDILSVGQRAKMDEIGDYLFALLPMLYFNPQTHAVEAEQVSIILGKNIVVSFQDDPSRDVFGPVRDKLHIPNSKLRNGTPDLLVYALLDAIVDSYFHVMDKLAERIEFMEDIVQRDASKRTLGRINFLRHEMLTFRRAIAPVREVINGFLKSDSDLLNEHTEKFFKDIYDHIIQANDMAENYREMVLNLQEMYITQVNLKMNEVMKVLAVVTTLIAPPTLLAGIYGMNFKNMPELETQNGYYIVLGVMAFIFIGMIVVFKKRGWF; encoded by the coding sequence ATGAGCATACGTCCCGTGTTACCTGGTAACATCAGCAACTTCAACCCGTTCCGGCACCGCCGCCAGCGGACCATCAGCTATAATCCCGCTACGAGCGACTCCGTGCGCCCTGAACCGGCCGAAGTGAAGATCACCGTATATGATTTTAACCCTGCAGATTGCCAGATCCTGCAGCCTACTAAAATAGAAGACACCTTTCCTTACCGCGATAGCCCTACCATCAGCTGGGTCAATATTGACGGGCTTCGCCGGGAAGATATCCGCAAGTTTTGCGATCACTTTGGCATTCACTTCCTGCTGGCAGATGATATTCTCAGTGTGGGCCAGCGCGCCAAGATGGACGAGATAGGAGATTATCTTTTTGCCCTGCTGCCCATGTTGTATTTCAATCCCCAGACCCATGCCGTGGAAGCAGAACAGGTGAGCATTATCCTGGGCAAAAACATCGTTGTGTCTTTCCAGGATGATCCCTCCCGCGACGTGTTTGGTCCTGTGCGCGACAAACTGCATATCCCCAACTCAAAGCTGCGCAATGGTACGCCGGACCTGTTGGTCTATGCCCTGCTGGATGCCATTGTGGACAGCTATTTCCACGTGATGGACAAGCTGGCGGAGCGTATAGAATTTATGGAAGATATAGTGCAGCGCGATGCCAGTAAACGTACCCTGGGCCGTATCAATTTTCTGCGCCATGAAATGCTCACCTTCCGCCGCGCCATTGCACCCGTTCGCGAAGTGATCAACGGCTTCCTGAAAAGTGACAGCGACCTGCTGAATGAGCACACGGAAAAATTCTTCAAAGACATTTACGACCACATTATCCAGGCAAACGATATGGCGGAGAACTATCGTGAAATGGTACTGAACCTGCAGGAGATGTACATTACGCAGGTAAACCTGAAGATGAATGAAGTGATGAAAGTGCTGGCGGTGGTAACCACGCTCATTGCCCCACCCACGCTGCTGGCGGGCATTTACGGGATGAACTTTAAAAACATGCCGGAACTGGAAACACAAAATGGATACTACATTGTGCTGGGGGTAATGGCCTTTATTTTCATCGGGATGATCGTTGTCTTTAAAAAACGTGGATGGTTCTGA
- a CDS encoding FAD-dependent oxidoreductase, which translates to MESLQQPLPQVAGSLHERVWENTVTAPAGRPLAEDLQTEVVIIGGGIAGVSIAYQLATVGIRTVLLEKGALGSGETGRTTAHLTVALDDRYYEIERIFGKEKARLAADSHRTAIDYIETVCNTENIAAAFERLPGYLFLHPTDDLHSLKKEYDAAIAAGLPVKFVDLVPGIKPTHQAGIEFMHQATFHPLKYLLGLADAATRKGALLFTHTHVQAIHAEGVVTDKGFRVHARYVVVATNSPVNDKFTMHLKQFAFRTYVIGLRMAKGSLPKALWWDTGDQQADSQIPPYHYVRTAPYDDIYDVLIVGGEDHATGLAFENKEPGPDRYQALETWARRHFPEAGEVIYRWSGQVLEPMDGLAFIGHNPGDKDNIFIVTGDSGNGMTHGTIAGLLIPDLIQGKENKWASLYDPARVKFFKSGRTWIKEFVGGFIEYLKEYPHEADKVKVSAIGVGEGRIIEVGKHKYGVFRDEDNELHVVSAACTHLGCLVKWNPDEQSWDCPCHGSRFSYRGKVLNGPANKDLAYYKEKLPDPDAT; encoded by the coding sequence ATGGAATCACTTCAGCAACCCTTGCCCCAGGTAGCAGGCAGCCTGCACGAGCGTGTTTGGGAAAACACGGTCACCGCCCCGGCAGGCAGACCGCTGGCAGAGGACCTGCAAACGGAGGTGGTGATCATAGGTGGGGGCATAGCAGGTGTAAGCATCGCCTACCAGCTGGCTACCGTAGGCATAAGGACAGTGCTGCTGGAAAAAGGTGCCCTGGGCAGTGGTGAGACCGGCCGCACCACCGCACACCTTACCGTGGCGCTGGACGACCGCTACTATGAGATAGAACGCATTTTTGGCAAAGAGAAGGCCCGGCTGGCAGCAGACAGTCACCGCACCGCCATAGATTACATTGAAACGGTATGCAACACGGAAAACATTGCGGCAGCATTTGAGCGCCTGCCGGGCTACCTGTTCCTGCATCCTACGGATGACCTGCATAGCCTCAAAAAAGAGTATGATGCTGCCATTGCCGCCGGGCTGCCGGTAAAATTTGTGGACCTGGTACCCGGTATAAAGCCAACCCACCAGGCAGGCATTGAATTTATGCACCAGGCCACCTTCCATCCGCTGAAATACTTGTTGGGGCTGGCGGATGCGGCGACCCGCAAAGGAGCGTTGTTATTCACCCATACACATGTACAGGCCATTCACGCGGAGGGTGTTGTTACGGATAAAGGTTTCCGTGTACATGCGCGTTACGTGGTGGTGGCTACGAATAGCCCGGTGAATGATAAGTTCACCATGCACCTGAAACAGTTTGCTTTCCGCACCTATGTAATAGGACTGCGCATGGCAAAGGGCAGCCTGCCTAAAGCGCTGTGGTGGGATACGGGTGATCAGCAGGCAGACAGCCAGATACCTCCTTATCATTACGTGCGCACCGCGCCGTATGATGATATCTATGATGTGCTGATCGTAGGTGGGGAAGACCATGCCACCGGCCTGGCGTTTGAAAATAAGGAACCGGGACCAGACCGTTACCAGGCGCTGGAAACCTGGGCCCGCAGGCATTTCCCGGAGGCGGGGGAAGTGATCTACCGCTGGTCTGGCCAGGTGCTGGAGCCCATGGATGGCCTGGCGTTCATTGGTCACAATCCTGGTGATAAAGACAACATATTCATCGTAACCGGCGACTCCGGCAATGGGATGACACACGGCACCATAGCGGGATTGCTGATACCCGACCTGATACAGGGCAAGGAAAATAAATGGGCATCCTTATATGACCCGGCCCGTGTGAAATTCTTTAAATCCGGGCGCACCTGGATAAAGGAATTTGTGGGTGGCTTTATTGAATATCTGAAAGAGTACCCGCATGAAGCAGATAAAGTGAAGGTATCTGCTATCGGCGTAGGAGAAGGCCGCATCATTGAGGTGGGGAAACATAAATACGGAGTGTTCCGGGATGAGGACAATGAACTGCACGTGGTAAGCGCTGCCTGTACCCACCTGGGCTGCCTGGTAAAGTGGAACCCGGATGAACAAAGCTGGGACTGCCCCTGTCATGGCAGCCGGTTTAGTTACCGTGGCAAGGTGTTAAACGGCCCGGCAAACAAAGACCTGGCTTATTACAAGGAAAAACTGCCGGATCCGGACGCCACGTAA
- a CDS encoding type 1 glutamine amidotransferase domain-containing protein, with product MEKQLSSKKVAIVVTDGFEEVEFTAPKEALENAGAKVDVIAPQAGKVKAWAKTNWGGEYKVDKPIDEVHAQDYDALVLPGGVMNPDRLRTIPAVVNFVGQFLHENKPIAAICHGPWTLIETGALQGRTMTSWPSLKTDLRNAGVDWVDKEVVVDNGLVTSRKPDDLPAFCKKMVEEIAEGVHA from the coding sequence ATGGAAAAGCAATTGAGTAGTAAGAAAGTGGCCATCGTAGTCACAGATGGATTTGAAGAAGTGGAATTTACAGCACCAAAAGAGGCCCTGGAAAATGCGGGGGCAAAGGTGGATGTTATTGCGCCCCAAGCGGGCAAAGTGAAAGCCTGGGCAAAGACTAACTGGGGCGGGGAATATAAGGTGGATAAACCCATTGATGAGGTACATGCGCAGGATTATGATGCGCTGGTGCTTCCTGGTGGAGTGATGAACCCGGACCGCCTCCGCACCATTCCCGCCGTGGTGAATTTCGTAGGCCAGTTCTTACATGAAAACAAACCCATTGCCGCCATTTGCCATGGCCCATGGACACTGATTGAAACAGGCGCGCTGCAAGGCAGAACCATGACCTCCTGGCCCAGCCTGAAAACGGACCTCCGAAATGCAGGTGTGGATTGGGTAGATAAAGAAGTGGTAGTGGATAATGGCCTTGTGACCAGCCGCAAGCCGGACGACCTGCCGGCGTTCTGTAAAAAGATGGTGGAAGAGATTGCAGAAGGAGTGCACGCTTAA
- a CDS encoding septal ring lytic transglycosylase RlpA family protein produces MQPYTVRRVSLLMLLLTAFLFACSPKLQQQGEASYYGDKFEGRRTASGSTYHGNALTAAHPTLPFGTKVKVVNQANGRSVKVHITDRGPSANTGRVIDLSKKAAKKLGMLSTGVAQVELYYKKKSSR; encoded by the coding sequence ATGCAACCCTACACTGTGCGCCGCGTTTCCCTGCTTATGCTGTTGCTCACTGCGTTCCTTTTTGCCTGCAGCCCCAAATTGCAGCAACAGGGAGAGGCTTCTTACTATGGAGATAAGTTTGAAGGCCGCCGTACGGCCAGTGGCAGTACCTATCATGGCAATGCCCTTACTGCAGCCCATCCCACGCTGCCTTTTGGCACTAAAGTAAAAGTAGTAAACCAGGCCAACGGGCGATCTGTAAAAGTGCACATCACAGACAGGGGCCCCTCGGCCAACACGGGCCGTGTAATAGACCTTTCAAAAAAAGCCGCTAAAAAACTGGGCATGCTTTCCACCGGTGTAGCACAAGTGGAACTGTACTATAAAAAGAAAAGCTCCAGATAG
- the tamL gene encoding translocation and assembly module lipoprotein TamL, which produces MLSTFRHIILFIAVCMLCYACSSTKSVPDGDRLYTGATIKWKDSKKKPKDYGTLSEGMNKVLRPKPNKKFLGMPTRLWFYNMSHEPKGKGLNYLLHKKWGEPPVLLSNVKPSVNIDLLQNYLEDNGYFQNEWASAIKNTGKKKASLVYTVQPYTRYYIKSVRWEADTATQVGKDFKRTDNKRRTLLKVGDPYSFETIKLERERIQTSMRNNGYYYFTPDNILVEVDSTNKGLVDLYVKIKEHSTKAATRKYTMRNITIYPDYSLADSSATKGPVTLYNKLRIIDPEKEFKPIVFDRTMLLLPDSLYRLRKHDATLQRLVSLGTFKFIKATFRPYSRDSSLLNATFYLTPYPKHSLQFELRGTSKSNNFVGSEIAITGKNRNWLHSAVLLEANVSAGFEVQNGGQSIGKNSYTLKGELAATFPRFITPFRINPPTPYVPRTRLSASYELWSQQNLYKLNSFTLQAQYQWKQTRYISHIFSPIAITFVLPTDTTAAYDSIIHYDPSQKAALEKQFILGSNYTITFNNQNDRRIHGFYISANADIGGNLAGLFLKKNLGDTAKAILGVPIAQYLRFQVDGRHYWKLTKNTTWVNRIFAGYGLPYGNSRQLPFVKQYFTGGSNSIRAFRARTLGPGAYRLPDSVSRYIANESGDIKLEYNSELRVHLVSVVNGALFVDAGNIWNQQYIPDQPGSQFHLSDFASQIAVGAGVGLRIDASIVVVRLDLGIPLRKPWLEPGHRWVFDQVDFGDGAWRKENMILNIAIGYPF; this is translated from the coding sequence ATGTTATCCACATTCCGCCATATTATTTTGTTCATTGCTGTGTGCATGCTGTGTTATGCCTGCAGCAGCACCAAGTCTGTACCAGACGGGGACCGGCTGTACACGGGCGCCACCATAAAATGGAAAGACAGTAAAAAGAAGCCCAAAGACTACGGTACCCTTTCTGAAGGGATGAATAAAGTATTGCGCCCCAAGCCTAATAAAAAATTCCTGGGCATGCCCACCCGGTTGTGGTTCTATAATATGTCGCATGAGCCCAAAGGCAAAGGCCTTAATTACCTGCTGCATAAAAAATGGGGAGAACCGCCAGTGCTGCTCAGCAACGTGAAACCAAGCGTGAACATTGACCTGCTGCAAAATTACCTGGAAGACAATGGCTATTTCCAGAATGAATGGGCATCAGCAATAAAGAACACCGGCAAAAAGAAAGCATCCCTGGTGTACACCGTACAGCCCTACACCCGCTACTACATCAAAAGTGTGCGGTGGGAAGCTGATACCGCCACGCAGGTAGGAAAAGATTTTAAACGGACAGACAATAAGCGCCGCACCCTCCTCAAAGTGGGCGATCCCTACAGCTTTGAGACCATAAAACTGGAACGGGAACGTATACAAACTTCCATGCGCAACAATGGCTACTATTACTTTACACCAGATAATATCCTGGTGGAAGTAGACAGTACTAATAAAGGCCTGGTGGATCTCTATGTAAAGATCAAGGAGCATTCCACCAAAGCCGCCACCCGCAAGTATACCATGCGCAACATCACCATTTACCCGGACTACTCGCTTGCAGACAGTTCCGCTACCAAAGGGCCCGTAACGCTCTATAACAAACTGCGCATCATAGACCCGGAAAAGGAATTTAAGCCCATTGTGTTTGACCGCACCATGCTGCTGCTGCCAGACAGCCTGTACCGCCTGCGCAAGCACGATGCAACGCTGCAACGACTGGTAAGCCTTGGCACATTCAAATTCATCAAAGCCACGTTCCGCCCATATTCCAGGGACAGCTCCCTGCTCAATGCCACTTTTTACCTTACGCCTTATCCTAAACATTCCCTGCAGTTTGAGTTAAGAGGTACGTCCAAGTCAAACAACTTTGTAGGCTCTGAAATTGCCATTACCGGTAAGAACCGCAACTGGCTGCACTCCGCCGTGTTGCTGGAAGCCAATGTATCTGCAGGCTTTGAGGTGCAGAACGGCGGGCAAAGCATCGGCAAAAACTCTTACACGCTGAAAGGCGAGCTGGCAGCCACTTTCCCGCGTTTCATCACGCCCTTCCGTATCAATCCGCCCACCCCTTATGTGCCGCGCACCCGCCTCAGTGCATCGTACGAACTATGGAGCCAGCAAAACCTCTACAAGCTCAATTCATTTACACTGCAGGCACAGTACCAGTGGAAGCAAACCCGCTACATTTCACACATCTTTTCACCCATCGCTATTACTTTTGTACTGCCTACAGACACCACGGCAGCCTACGACAGTATTATCCACTACGATCCTTCGCAAAAAGCTGCGCTGGAAAAACAATTTATACTGGGAAGCAACTACACCATCACTTTCAATAACCAGAACGACCGGCGCATTCATGGTTTTTATATCAGCGCCAATGCAGACATAGGGGGCAACCTGGCCGGCCTTTTCCTGAAAAAGAACCTGGGCGATACCGCCAAAGCCATACTGGGCGTGCCTATTGCGCAATACCTGCGCTTCCAGGTAGATGGGCGCCATTACTGGAAGCTCACTAAAAACACCACCTGGGTAAACCGCATTTTTGCAGGTTATGGCCTGCCTTACGGCAACTCCCGGCAGCTCCCGTTTGTGAAACAATACTTCACCGGTGGCAGTAACAGTATCCGTGCCTTCCGGGCACGCACCCTTGGCCCGGGCGCTTACCGCCTGCCGGATTCTGTGAGCCGCTACATTGCCAATGAATCGGGCGATATAAAGCTGGAATATAACTCTGAACTGCGCGTACACCTGGTGAGTGTGGTGAACGGGGCACTGTTTGTAGATGCTGGCAATATCTGGAACCAGCAATACATCCCTGACCAGCCGGGCAGCCAGTTCCACCTGAGCGACTTTGCGTCACAGATAGCAGTAGGAGCGGGGGTAGGACTGCGCATTGATGCTTCCATCGTGGTAGTGCGCCTGGACCTCGGCATTCCCCTGCGCAAGCCCTGGCTGGAGCCGGGCCACCGATGGGTGTTTGACCAGGTAGACTTCGGGGACGGCGCATGGCGGAAGGAAAATATGATCCTCAACATTGCCATTGGCTATCCGTTCTAA